Proteins encoded by one window of Nitrincola iocasae:
- a CDS encoding ABC transporter transmembrane domain-containing protein, with the protein MTQLKAHPKLLLRLSGFLRPYTLQMTIAAIALVVAAGCVLLLGQGLRLVVDRGFADNDVQWLNFGLLVTLVVVLVMAMASAARFYYVSWIGERLAADLRTQVFKHLLTLEPEFFARNGGGEIQSRLTADTTVLQSLFGSSISMALRNLLTFIGALIFLFITSPMLTLLVLVGIPVTVIPVVWFGRRVRRLSRSSQDRVAELGSYAGEVIHGIETVQASVHEAEDQRHYSYRVEQAFQSARARIVQRALLTGFALMVIFSAVGLILWQGGHDVLAGRMSPGELTAFVFYALIAAGAVATLAEVAGEVQRAAGATERLLELLDATPAIFSPQTVTPLPVPLRGEVIFQGVSFVYPSRPETAVISDFSVTIQPGERIALVGPSGAGKSSLLKLLLRFYDPAQGDICLDGVNIKTLDPQALRSCMALVAQETILFTGTVEENLRFGRPDATEAELVEAASQAQAWEFIQRLPLGLKTPLGTGGIQLSGGQRQRMAIARALLRDPRVLLLDEATSALDAQSEQLVQAALDQLMQGRTSLVIAHRLSTVISADRILVMDQGQLVASGTHQQLLQQSELYQRLAALQFGEEVSRADTTQTEACL; encoded by the coding sequence ATGACACAATTAAAAGCACATCCAAAACTGCTGTTGCGTTTATCAGGCTTTTTGCGGCCTTACACGCTGCAGATGACAATCGCCGCCATAGCGCTGGTCGTGGCCGCCGGGTGTGTGTTGCTATTGGGGCAGGGGTTGCGACTGGTTGTGGACCGGGGCTTTGCCGACAATGATGTTCAGTGGCTGAATTTCGGTTTATTGGTGACCCTGGTCGTGGTGCTGGTGATGGCCATGGCGTCAGCCGCACGCTTTTACTATGTCAGCTGGATTGGCGAGCGGCTGGCGGCTGATCTGCGCACTCAGGTGTTCAAGCATCTATTGACCCTGGAGCCGGAATTCTTTGCCCGTAATGGTGGTGGCGAGATTCAAAGTCGTCTGACGGCCGACACTACGGTGCTGCAAAGCCTGTTCGGCTCATCGATCTCCATGGCGCTGCGCAATCTATTGACCTTTATTGGTGCGCTGATTTTCCTGTTTATTACCAGTCCGATGTTGACCTTGCTGGTATTGGTCGGCATTCCGGTGACGGTGATACCGGTGGTCTGGTTTGGGCGGCGTGTCCGTCGTCTGTCGCGCTCCAGTCAGGACAGGGTGGCGGAGCTGGGGAGTTATGCCGGTGAAGTAATTCACGGTATTGAAACGGTGCAGGCATCGGTACATGAAGCTGAAGATCAGCGTCATTATTCGTACCGGGTGGAGCAGGCTTTCCAGAGTGCACGGGCACGTATTGTGCAGCGGGCCTTGTTGACCGGTTTTGCATTGATGGTGATTTTTTCGGCGGTCGGGCTGATTCTCTGGCAGGGTGGACACGACGTATTGGCTGGCCGGATGAGCCCCGGTGAGCTGACGGCGTTTGTGTTCTATGCCCTGATAGCCGCCGGTGCTGTCGCTACTCTGGCCGAGGTGGCCGGTGAAGTGCAACGTGCGGCAGGTGCCACAGAACGTTTACTGGAATTGCTGGATGCCACGCCTGCCATCTTCTCACCGCAAACGGTAACACCTTTGCCAGTCCCTCTGCGTGGCGAGGTGATTTTTCAGGGGGTGAGCTTTGTTTATCCGTCGCGCCCGGAAACGGCAGTAATCAGTGATTTTTCGGTAACGATCCAGCCAGGTGAGCGTATTGCCTTGGTGGGACCCTCTGGCGCGGGCAAATCCAGTCTGCTGAAATTGCTGCTGCGCTTCTACGATCCTGCCCAGGGGGATATCTGCCTGGATGGCGTTAATATCAAAACGCTGGATCCTCAGGCGCTGCGCAGTTGTATGGCCCTGGTGGCTCAGGAAACCATTCTGTTTACCGGTACCGTGGAAGAAAATTTGCGTTTTGGTCGCCCTGATGCCACGGAAGCCGAGCTGGTTGAAGCCGCTTCTCAGGCACAGGCCTGGGAATTCATTCAACGCTTGCCACTGGGGTTGAAAACCCCCTTGGGGACCGGCGGGATTCAGTTATCCGGTGGTCAGCGCCAGCGCATGGCGATTGCGCGGGCCTTGCTGCGTGATCCTCGGGTACTGTTATTGGATGAAGCCACCAGTGCCCTGGATGCGCAGAGTGAACAACTGGTTCAAGCGGCTCTGGATCAACTCATGCAGGGGCGTACCTCCTTGGTGATTGCGCATCGCTTGTCGACGGTGATTTCTGCTGACAGAATTTTGGTGATGGATCAGGGGCAATTAGTGGCCTCGGGTACGCATCAACAATTATTGCAACAGTCTGAGCTGTATCAGCGTCTGGCGGCTTTGCAATTTGGTGAAGAGGTTAGCCGTGCTGATACGACACAAACGGAGGCGTGCCTATGA
- the cobB gene encoding Sir2 family NAD+-dependent deacetylase gives MKFKHVVVLTGAGISAESGIRTFRDQNGLWEDHRIEDVATPEGFLRNPDLVYSFYNLRRAQLQDPAVEPNLAHLALAEFEASHTARGGQFTLITQNVDDLHRRAGSRNMIPMHGQLLSALCTRSGLSHPWHGALSASDRCRCCDTPQPLRPDIVWFGEVPYQLDNCFNALATADLFISIGTSGKVYPAAGFLGVAQDAGAMTVELNMEPTREDFDQGYYGPASQVVAEFLNSLEDQAG, from the coding sequence ATGAAATTCAAGCATGTTGTTGTACTCACCGGGGCGGGTATTTCAGCTGAGTCAGGTATTCGAACCTTTCGTGACCAGAATGGCTTGTGGGAAGATCACCGCATCGAAGATGTCGCTACGCCGGAAGGATTTCTACGTAACCCTGATCTGGTCTATAGCTTTTATAACCTGCGCCGTGCCCAGTTACAGGACCCGGCCGTTGAACCTAATCTGGCACATCTGGCGCTGGCTGAGTTTGAAGCCAGCCACACCGCGCGGGGAGGGCAGTTTACCCTGATCACCCAGAATGTGGATGATCTGCATCGACGAGCTGGTAGTCGGAATATGATCCCCATGCATGGGCAGTTGCTAAGCGCACTGTGTACGCGCAGTGGTTTGTCTCACCCATGGCATGGCGCTTTAAGCGCATCCGACCGTTGCCGTTGCTGTGACACGCCACAGCCGTTACGGCCTGATATTGTCTGGTTTGGTGAAGTACCCTATCAACTGGATAATTGCTTCAATGCCCTGGCGACAGCGGATCTGTTTATCTCAATTGGCACCTCCGGAAAAGTCTATCCCGCGGCTGGGTTTTTGGGCGTGGCTCAGGATGCTGGCGCCATGACCGTGGAGCTGAATATGGAACCTACTCGTGAGGATTTTGATCAGGGCTATTACGGGCCAGCGTCGCAAGTGGTGGCTGAGTTTTTAAATAGTTTAGAGGATCAAGCTGGCTGA
- a CDS encoding tRNA-queuosine alpha-mannosyltransferase domain-containing protein, with product MSPTRPRILILSAYDAASHQRWRQQLVNSLPEFEWHCLSLPPRYFSWRIRGNALSWLNEPLLQQPWDLLLATSMTDLASLRGFHPKLAQVPALLYLHENQFAFPDSGRQFNSYEPQMINLYSAVAADRLLFNSEWNRQSFVQGVAGLLKKLPDALPKGLPQALLAKSSILPVPIEDKLFVKRARLTDTRCPHLLWNHRWEYDKGPDRLLKLLDNLVARGQDFRLSLVGEQFRQQPEAFAQIQQAHHSRLLHFGYQTQVDEYHQLLQQADIVLSTALHDFQGLSMLEAMASGCLALAPNRLAYPEYIPTEQCYASHPQDPDTEADAAAEQLIHWLHNPPEQPAPNNWRLSQLTPAYRQTIKGSASSSRGQPA from the coding sequence ATGAGTCCAACCCGCCCCCGTATCCTGATTCTCTCTGCCTATGACGCCGCCAGCCATCAGCGCTGGCGGCAACAGTTAGTAAACTCATTACCTGAGTTTGAGTGGCATTGTCTGTCACTGCCGCCCCGTTACTTCAGTTGGCGGATACGCGGTAATGCGCTGAGTTGGTTGAATGAGCCCTTGCTGCAACAGCCCTGGGATCTGCTCCTGGCCACTTCCATGACGGATCTTGCCAGCCTGCGCGGTTTTCATCCAAAACTGGCGCAAGTGCCTGCTCTGCTCTATTTGCACGAAAACCAGTTTGCTTTTCCGGACTCTGGCCGTCAGTTCAACAGCTATGAGCCACAAATGATTAACCTTTACAGTGCCGTTGCCGCAGACCGGTTGCTGTTCAACAGTGAGTGGAATCGCCAGAGTTTTGTTCAGGGTGTCGCCGGACTGTTAAAAAAGCTGCCCGATGCACTCCCCAAGGGCCTGCCACAGGCGTTGTTGGCTAAATCGTCCATCTTGCCAGTTCCCATAGAAGACAAGCTGTTTGTTAAACGCGCACGCCTGACAGATACCCGTTGCCCGCACCTGCTTTGGAACCATCGCTGGGAATACGACAAGGGACCAGATCGTTTACTGAAACTGCTGGATAATCTGGTAGCACGCGGACAGGATTTTCGTTTAAGTCTGGTAGGTGAGCAGTTTCGACAGCAACCCGAGGCCTTTGCACAGATTCAACAGGCACACCACAGCCGCCTGTTGCACTTTGGTTATCAAACCCAGGTCGATGAGTATCATCAACTATTGCAGCAAGCTGATATCGTGTTATCCACCGCTCTGCACGATTTTCAGGGCCTTTCCATGCTCGAAGCCATGGCCTCTGGCTGCCTCGCGCTAGCACCAAATCGCCTGGCTTACCCTGAGTACATCCCGACTGAGCAGTGTTATGCCAGCCATCCCCAAGACCCGGATACCGAAGCTGACGCCGCCGCCGAACAGCTGATTCACTGGCTACACAACCCACCAGAACAACCCGCACCCAATAACTGGCGTCTTTCCCAACTAACCCCCGCTTACCGACAAACCATCAAGGGGTCAGCCAGCTCATCAAGGGGTCAGCCAGCTTGA
- a CDS encoding DUF4399 domain-containing protein — protein sequence MKWQSPLLALLLLLFLLPLSSVANEEKKLYIISPADGETLSNPVTVHFGVKGMGVAPAGVDFPNTGHHHLLINVDTLPALDMPVPTDERHLHFGGGQTEVTLELEPGEHTLQLLMGDLMHIPHTEPMISEKITITVE from the coding sequence ATGAAATGGCAATCCCCTCTTCTGGCTCTACTTCTGCTTTTATTTCTGCTGCCACTGTCATCGGTTGCTAACGAGGAGAAAAAACTCTATATCATCTCTCCAGCAGACGGTGAAACCCTTAGCAACCCGGTTACTGTTCACTTTGGAGTGAAAGGCATGGGAGTTGCACCTGCTGGCGTTGATTTCCCAAACACCGGGCATCACCATCTGTTAATCAATGTCGACACCTTGCCCGCTCTGGATATGCCGGTCCCAACGGATGAACGTCATTTGCACTTTGGTGGTGGGCAAACCGAAGTCACCCTGGAGCTGGAACCCGGTGAGCATACGCTGCAGCTGCTAATGGGTGATTTGATGCATATCCCCCATACTGAGCCAATGATCTCGGAGAAAATAACCATTACAGTCGAGTAA
- a CDS encoding SDR family NAD(P)-dependent oxidoreductase has translation MSTIYILGGGAIGSAVARLKASTGASVTLITRHPNDLPDNINQIHIASWDWHEITQTLHNLALPDQFLVTNGLLWSETQRPEKRTEALTQEALLASFSANVLVTAACLQHVSGRMKRDTVLRFMAISAKVGSISDNRLGGWYAYRTSKAALNMLVKTTAIEWQRRFPLSALATYHPGTTASGLSEPFQQRVPAGQLKTPEDAAHCLVEVINSLAPEASGQLLNWDGNTLAF, from the coding sequence ATGTCAACTATCTACATCCTGGGAGGCGGAGCTATAGGCTCAGCTGTTGCTCGGCTCAAAGCCTCTACCGGAGCATCGGTTACCCTCATTACCAGACATCCAAACGATCTGCCTGACAATATTAATCAGATACACATCGCCTCCTGGGACTGGCATGAAATTACGCAGACACTTCACAACTTAGCCTTACCCGATCAATTTCTGGTAACCAATGGCCTGCTTTGGTCAGAAACACAAAGGCCAGAGAAGCGCACCGAGGCACTGACTCAGGAGGCATTACTTGCTTCATTTTCCGCAAATGTTTTAGTGACGGCGGCTTGTTTACAGCACGTAAGTGGCCGAATGAAGCGTGATACCGTCCTAAGATTTATGGCGATTTCAGCAAAGGTTGGCAGTATTAGTGATAATCGATTAGGGGGGTGGTATGCCTATCGTACATCCAAAGCGGCTTTGAATATGCTGGTTAAAACCACAGCAATAGAGTGGCAACGGCGCTTTCCGTTATCGGCTTTGGCCACCTACCATCCGGGTACAACAGCTAGTGGTTTGTCTGAACCTTTCCAGCAGCGTGTACCAGCTGGTCAGCTTAAAACACCTGAAGATGCGGCGCATTGTTTAGTGGAAGTCATAAATTCTCTAGCGCCTGAGGCGAGTGGTCAATTATTGAACTGGGATGGAAATACACTGGCATTTTGA
- a CDS encoding zinc-binding dehydrogenase has product MVPVSMSAMCLMGHGGLEQLVYRQDVPVPEPKDDEVLVKITATAKNNTDRKAREGLYPVGSSNEVTSFQMGGTPTLTFPRIQGADVVGRIVAAGRDVPVSRIGERGLLDFNLYPDERENLNLMPDYYGHGADGGYADYVAVKANQFYHLPNKDLADAELASMGMCSYQTAYHMLTAAKVCAGERVLVSGASGGVGTALIQLCRIMDAIPYAVSQPDKAEGLLELGAEAVIDRGSMDDFVERVLSATGGAPIDAVMDLVGGEMTDRFIDTMIQDMHARTTYPRLSIAGASGGNISQVMWTRIYLYQVQIFGVSHGTRQEAQQLMHWIEQGKLKPVLHGTFRLSDLHAAETYFVNRSSNYLGKIVIVPDGEWAEHGAPFALPEAEV; this is encoded by the coding sequence ATGGTTCCTGTTTCCATGAGTGCAATGTGTTTAATGGGTCATGGCGGGCTGGAGCAACTGGTCTATCGTCAGGATGTGCCAGTACCAGAGCCTAAAGATGATGAAGTCCTGGTGAAAATCACTGCAACGGCAAAAAATAATACGGACAGAAAAGCGCGTGAAGGTTTGTATCCGGTTGGCAGCAGCAACGAAGTCACGTCCTTTCAGATGGGAGGGACGCCAACCCTAACCTTTCCACGTATTCAGGGTGCGGATGTTGTCGGTAGAATTGTTGCCGCAGGTCGGGATGTACCCGTGTCTCGCATAGGCGAGCGTGGTTTACTGGACTTTAATCTCTACCCGGATGAGCGTGAAAACCTGAATCTGATGCCTGACTACTATGGCCATGGAGCTGATGGTGGTTATGCTGACTATGTTGCAGTAAAAGCAAATCAGTTTTATCACCTGCCGAATAAAGACCTGGCCGATGCTGAATTGGCTTCAATGGGCATGTGTTCCTATCAAACCGCGTATCATATGTTAACGGCAGCCAAGGTCTGTGCTGGAGAGCGAGTGCTGGTATCTGGTGCTAGTGGTGGCGTGGGTACAGCCCTGATTCAACTATGTCGTATTATGGATGCCATTCCTTATGCTGTGAGTCAGCCAGATAAAGCTGAGGGCTTGTTAGAGCTGGGAGCTGAAGCTGTAATAGATCGCGGAAGTATGGATGATTTTGTCGAGCGTGTGCTGAGTGCGACTGGTGGTGCCCCGATTGATGCCGTGATGGATCTTGTGGGCGGAGAGATGACTGATCGTTTTATCGATACCATGATTCAGGATATGCATGCCCGAACAACCTATCCGCGCCTAAGTATTGCCGGTGCCAGTGGTGGTAATATCAGTCAGGTGATGTGGACACGAATTTACCTTTATCAAGTGCAGATTTTTGGTGTGTCGCATGGAACCCGGCAAGAGGCACAACAATTAATGCATTGGATAGAGCAGGGGAAACTCAAACCTGTTTTGCATGGTACTTTTCGGCTTTCAGACTTGCATGCGGCTGAAACCTATTTTGTTAACCGAAGCAGTAACTATCTGGGAAAAATAGTCATTGTTCCGGATGGTGAATGGGCTGAACATGGTGCTCCTTTTGCGTTGCCGGAGGCTGAAGTATGA
- a CDS encoding proline racemase family protein, whose translation MSRQLSLHLMDTHAGGDVSRIVYAGVKALPGENVRQQMEYLQHQADGLRTLLLSEPYGIPEMSVDLLVPATNPQAVAGYIIMEVMGYPIYSGSNTLCTATAVLELGVVPKQEGRQQFMLESPAGLVQIDAEIRDGVVESITCEGLPSYIDSYQQTILVPGLGEVTYSIAYSGGFYALVDAAELGFNLTLDEEARLSVCAHAIIEAIRIEQNFRHYSLDDVGPIPFLHFMGPVENPAKGQYQSRSATYVHPGVICRSTTGTGTSARLALMQYEKRIVPGDTLETCSLRETRFVGRFTGLSQVEGQTLVENSITGKAYVLNRAEIIVNADDPMVKSDGLGSLLYPLD comes from the coding sequence ATGAGTAGACAACTGAGTCTGCATTTGATGGATACGCATGCCGGAGGGGACGTTAGCCGGATCGTCTATGCCGGTGTAAAAGCCCTACCGGGAGAGAATGTCCGACAACAGATGGAATACCTGCAGCACCAGGCTGATGGGCTGAGGACACTGTTATTGTCCGAACCCTATGGTATTCCGGAAATGTCGGTGGATCTGCTGGTGCCAGCCACTAACCCGCAAGCGGTCGCCGGTTATATTATTATGGAGGTGATGGGCTATCCGATCTATTCCGGCTCCAACACCCTGTGCACAGCAACCGCTGTGCTGGAACTGGGTGTGGTACCCAAGCAGGAAGGTCGACAGCAATTTATGCTGGAATCACCGGCTGGACTGGTACAGATCGACGCTGAGATACGCGACGGGGTGGTGGAATCAATTACCTGTGAAGGCCTTCCCAGTTATATCGATAGCTATCAACAAACTATCCTGGTACCCGGCTTGGGGGAGGTGACCTACAGCATTGCCTACAGTGGTGGTTTTTACGCTCTGGTGGATGCAGCCGAGCTGGGTTTCAATCTGACACTCGATGAAGAAGCCCGTTTAAGTGTCTGTGCACACGCGATAATTGAGGCGATTAGAATAGAGCAAAATTTTCGTCATTATTCACTGGATGATGTCGGCCCCATTCCTTTCCTGCATTTTATGGGGCCGGTTGAAAATCCGGCAAAGGGGCAGTATCAATCACGTTCGGCTACCTACGTGCATCCGGGTGTGATCTGTCGAAGTACCACGGGTACCGGTACCTCTGCGCGTCTGGCTTTGATGCAGTATGAAAAGCGCATTGTGCCAGGAGATACGCTGGAAACCTGCTCTTTGAGAGAAACCCGCTTTGTTGGCCGATTTACCGGTTTGAGTCAGGTAGAAGGGCAAACGCTGGTTGAAAACAGCATTACCGGTAAAGCCTATGTGTTAAATCGTGCTGAAATAATCGTGAATGCAGATGATCCCATGGTGAAAAGTGACGGGTTAGGTTCGTTGCTCTATCCACTTGACTGA